GCGCGCCCTAGCCCTCGCTGCGCGCCGCGAAGCGGGCGAAGCCGGACATGTACTGGGTGAGCAGCTTGCGCACCGCCTCGTCCACCAGCGCGCCCTGCGCGTCGAACACCTGGCCCGCGCCCGCGACGTAGAGCGAGCCGCCCGACCAGAGCTCCGCGCCCAGCGTGTGCAGCACCGGCAGCCACGCGACCTGCGACAGGCGCGTGCCGCCGCGCCCCGGCGTCGCGCCCATGAGCCCCACCGGCCGGCCACCGAACACGCGCGGGATGTCCTGCGGCGGGCGCGAGAGCCAGTCGATCGCGTTCTTGAACACGCCGGGGATGGAGTTGTTGTACTCGGGCGTCACCAGCAGGAGTGCCTGCGCCCCGACGATGCGCTCCTTGAGCGCCGTCACCGCGGCGGGCAGCCCCTGCTCGCGCTCGAGGTCGCCGTCGTACAGCGGGATGCCGGCGATGGAGGCGATGTCCACCTCCACCCCGCGAGGCGCCAGCTCGGCGGCGGCGCGCAGCAGCGAGGCGTTGAACGAGCCCTTTCGCAGGCTCCCCGAGATTCCGACGATCCGCATGTGACCTCCCTCAGAGCACCCTCAGAACACCTTCTGCACCTCGAAGACGAAACCCTTGCGCAGCTCGCGATCCTCCGGCGTCTTGCCCAGCGCGCCGTAGAGGTTGAACTGCAGCGTGCCTTCGTAGAGCGCGTGCAGGCCCACGCCGAAGCTGTTGCCCCAGGTGAGCCGCTCGGTGCCGGACGTGCGCACGAGCCGCCCGAAGGTGGCGAAGTCGTGGAACACGCTCGCCCGGTACACGTCGCGCAGCAGTGACCACTGGAACTCCGCGCTCACCGAGCCCCCGCGCCGCAGGTGCTCGTCCCCGGCAATCCCGCGCAGGTGCCGGCTGAGCGGCTCCTCGTCCGGGTAGGCCACGCCCCCGAGCAGGTAGGTGCCGCGCCCACGCAAGAGCAGGTCGTGCCAGCCGATGCCCCACGCCTTGCGGTACTCCGCGCGCACCTCGGTGAAGGAGGCCTCCTTCACCCCCAGGTGGTGGCGCGCATCGAGGCTCAGCGCGTGCATCCGGTCCACCCGGCCCGCCTGCCCGCTGAAGACGCGCTCGGCGCGCGCCTGCACGAAGAGGTCCATGCGCGGCTGGTGCACCTGCTCGGCCACCTCGGGCAGCGCCACGCTGCCGCCCACCGTGTCCACCCCCAGCACGTCCGCGTAGCGCCCGCCCACGCCGGTGCTCAGGGTGAGCCGGCGCCAGGGCTCCACCAGCAGGTTGAGCGAGCCGGCCGTCTCCAGCTGGTAGGAGGCCTCGAGCCCCAGGTCCCCGCGCCGCTCGCGCACCACGTCTCCCTGCAGGAGCAGGTAGGGCCGCGCACTCGCGCCGATGAGCGGCGGCGCGAACCAGCGCACTTCGCCGAGCACGCGCGTGGGCACCGGGCGCAGGCCCCCGTCGCCCACCGGGTGCTGCATCCGCATCCCCACGCCCAGCCGCGCGCTCCACCGGTCGCGGCCGAGCAGGAGGCCCGAGCCCTGGTAGGCGCCCAGGACCTCCTGGCCGTACTGCGCCCCGGAGCGCACCTCCACGCCCACCCCCTCGCGCCAGGCCGGCTCCTGCACGAACACGTGCAGCTCGAAGGGGTGGCGCACCTCGGCCACCCCCAGGGACTGCAGCACCGCGAGCTCGTCCGCCTGGGGCCCCGTGTGGGTCACGCCGCGCGTGGGCACCAGCTCGTACCAGACGCGCTCCAGCCGCAGCTCCTCGCGCAGCCGCGTGAGCTGCTGCTCCAGCGCGCCCTGGTTGAACACGCCCGAGGGGATGCTCAGCCCCAGCCACAGCCGCAGCGCGCGCCAGCTCAGGCGCCCGCG
This genomic interval from Aggregicoccus sp. 17bor-14 contains the following:
- a CDS encoding NADPH-dependent FMN reductase — encoded protein: MRIVGISGSLRKGSFNASLLRAAAELAPRGVEVDIASIAGIPLYDGDLEREQGLPAAVTALKERIVGAQALLLVTPEYNNSIPGVFKNAIDWLSRPPQDIPRVFGGRPVGLMGATPGRGGTRLSQVAWLPVLHTLGAELWSGGSLYVAGAGQVFDAQGALVDEAVRKLLTQYMSGFARFAARSEG